ctgtcttcagccatgcccacaatcgttgttatgtttgagcccattgttgcagccactgtgtcaatccatctctttgagggtcttcctctttttggttaaccctgtactttaccgaacatgatgtccttctccagggaccgatctctcctgacaacatgtccaagtataTAAGTCCTAGttttgccatctttgcctctaagaagcattatcgttgtacttcttccaaaacagatttcttcatttttttggaagtccatggtacagATGATATTCatcaccaagaccacaattcaaagccatcaattcttctgtctctgttatttattgtccagcttttacatgcatatgattctattgaaaatagcatggcttgggtcaggagcacattagtcttcaaggtgagatcttagcttttcaacactttaaagaggccttttgcacaacatttgcccaatgcaatgcgtcttttgatttcttgactgctgtttccatgagtgttgattttggatccaaggaaaacaaaatccttgacaacttcaatctttctccatttatcatgatgttgcttaatggtccagttgtgaggatttttaatttcattatgttgaggcatagtccatactgaaggctgtggcctttgatcttcatcattatgtgcttcaagtcctcttcactttcatcaagcaaggctgtgtcatctgcataatgtgggttgttaatgagtcttcccccaatcctgatcccccattcttcttcataaagggcagcttctcagattatttgctcagcatacagattgaataggtatggtgaaaggatacaaccctgactcacacccttcctgacttaaaAACACTCAGGATCCCCTTGCtctatctgaacaactgtctcttgatctatgtacaggttcctcatgagcacacttaagtgttcctgaattcccattcttcccaatgttatccataatttgttatgatccgcacagtcaaatgcctttgcatagtcaataaaacacaggtaaacatctttctggtattctctgctttcagctaataTCCATCTTacattcagcaatgatatccctggttcagcatcctcttctgaatctggcctgaatttcttgcagttccctgttgatatactgctgcagctgcttttgaatgatcttcagcaaaattttacttgtttgtgatataaatgatattgttcgataatttctacattcagttgggtcacctttcttgggaataggcataaatatggatctcttcaagtcgattggccaggtagctgtcttccaaatttcttggcatagacaagtgagcacttccagcactacatccatttgttgaaacatctcatttcttattccatcaattcctggagcttgtttttccccaatgccttcagtgcagcttctacttcttccttcagtaccatcgcttcctgatcatatgctgcctcctcaaatggttgaacatccaccaattctttttggtataatgactccgtgtattccttacatcttgttttgatgcttcttgcaccatttaatattttccccatagaatccttcactattgcaactcgaggcttgaattttttcttcagttctttcaccttgagaaatgccgagtgtgttcttcccttttggttttctatccccaagtctttgtgcatgtcattataggatttcattttgatttctccagccgccctttgaaatctgttcagttctttcacttcatcaattcttccttttgctttagcaacttgatgttcaagagcaagtttcagagtctcttctgacatccattttggtcttttctctgtttcctgtctttttattgacctcttgctttctttatgtatgatatccttgatgtcattccacaactcatctggtctttggttattagtggtcaatgtgtcaaatctattcttgaaatgatctctaaattcagtttagagcaacttgaacttgaacttgcatatgagcaaccactggcctgttccacagtcggcgcCCTGGCCTTGTAACATAAGCACTTATAAATCAAGCTACACAGCAGCACTAACTTTTCAAAcctaaataaatattataaactCCATTACTTTCTTAATCTGGGTTAGAACACtcaaaaaattaatttcagagtTGAACAAAAATGACAGGACCTTGAATTTTTGTCTGCTGATGGAGTAAGAAGAGCAGATGATACCCATGAAGATGAGGCAGACACAGACCTTTTGTAGCCTTGGGATTTCCCTTTCTTCTGGACTATCCATGTTTAAGAAATATTCTGATTTCATGTAGAAACTCCCACTAATTCCAAAAGGCTGTTTATCTACCATGTTACTTAAAAAAGTGAAGtgaattagaaaagaaagaaggtaaCAGCATATGAAAGgataataaagtttaaaaatgttGTTTCCTAGAGTAGTCATGTCCAAGCTTCTTTCTTTCTCGAGCAAATGCAGTGATGACTATGATCTGCTGCTGCTAATGAACTACCATTTATTGCATGCTAATTCTGGGTCAAGGCCCCTGAATGGCATAAATGGTTTGACTTCAACTACTATactgagaagtgaggatggtgagacttcacttcATAGACTTTGGCATGTTttccggagggaccagtccctggcaaaggacatcatgcttggcaaattagagggtcagcaaaaaagaggaaggctctcaatgcgatggattgacatagtggctgtgaTAATGGCATCAAATAttgcaatgattgtgaaaatagtgcaggaccaggcagtgtgtcgttctgtttgtacatagggtccctacaagtcagaaccaactcaatggcacctaacaacaacaacaattcacatAAATGTtgttagtttgaatccactcagcggtaccatggaagaaagttctggtaatatgcttccataaagattacagacgaGAAAACTCTGTGTagcaattctactgtgtaacatatggcgttgccatgagttggaatcatctcaaccGCAAgaggttttttgcttgtttctttgtttaattcTGGGtcaggttttctgccaacaaagttACAGGCATTATTCAATTTTAtacctaagacagatttgtgatCTAAATATTATTTTCCCTACTTTGCAGTAGAGAAAGTAAAATCCTGAAGGGTTAAATAATTTGTCCCCCAAATCaaagagtatttaaaaaaaataacatgggTTCAAAATAATATCAAAGTAATCTTTGATGTGATCGAAAATTCaggtaacagtgattgtgagggtcTGGTTATTGGGATCAAAGAAGAATAGAAAGGAACTAAAATTATGGCATAATATTGCTAAGAAGAGTAGgcttgaaaaagaaataaaatatttatcccATCTCAAAACATGTACTTTATTCAGGaagtgaaaagaaaattacaattgACCAAGTGATAGAAATCCCTGCCCAGTTTACAGATACAGAAGACATCAAGTGAATTATCTGATGGGACCAGGGGAGTGTGCCACTGTTCTTCCTTTGAAGTGCTGGGATCCTGGCAGAGCTGAGGACTGCCCTTTCTCAGTTACCTCCTGGAGAGTAGCAGTAAAAcagtgcaggaaaaaaaaaaaaaaaaaaaaaaaacttcagttgcTGGGAATCATCACAGGAAGATCATGGACTAATGAATAGAGAAGCTGTGTCCATGACTGGCTTCAAAGAGAAGATGAAGGTGGAGTTGTGGAAGGAGTCTGAGCCAATTGTCCTTATCCTTTCATGATCCTGATGAGTCCTGAAGCTGTTACTTGCTCTTAGGAGGACACTTCTGCTGGCAGGGTTGGTATATCTGTGTAGGAGGGCATTTCTGCTGACATGGCTGAGGTGGGCATTTTGGGGGTGGGCATGGCTCTGGGCACTTTGGAGGTGGACATGGCTCAGGGCACTTAGGTGTGCACACCACAGGAGGTGGTTGGCAGGGCTGCTTGCACTGCTGCTGTTGGTAAGACATCTTTCTGGAGTCTCTGGAAATCTGAAAGAAATTAGATGACAGTGTTCACAAGAAGGAACTTCTACAGACAGAGAAGCCAGAGCTTATTTGATTCCACTGGATATCACCTCTCCAGTCTCTGATATATGTTATTATCTCTTAACTCTGTTTTTTATCACTGTCTGTCTTCTCCTCTCTAGCCTGTTACTTCACTAGCTCTGGGAAAATTCTCTCTCTTCTAAAGCAGCAACTAATGATGTTTACATGAAAATAACATCTTCAAGAAAGCCAGTCACAAGTTCTGAAATCCTGAGCAACCTCATAAGGAATTCCTAGCATTATTTCTTACAAGGCATCAACACATGGGGAAAGAGCAAGCAGCTGTTCAGGGAGAATTCAATGACTTTAGAAATCACAGCAGAATGGactcaaaaagaaatggaaaggaaaaaaaaaaatattaccttGTACTCTTCTTCAAACCAAAGCTTTTCTATTAACTTCTTTTTCAGTCTACCAGAACCAAGTCAAAGCAGTATATCCTTGTATCATTATGCCCCAATTCACAATTTTCATCAATTAATGGCATAAACCCATAATGCTAACTTTCTTCACACCCAATTTTCTGTCTTCAGATTCAGTTCAAATATTTGATAGCAACCAATAAacagaagaactcaagaaatcaGACTCACCAGGTTCTCCAATGTAGATAGGGAATCAAGTATCAGGAGGATGCTAGCCTTgcagcagaggacctctttatATAAGGGATTGCTGCCCCTCTCAGGGGGAAGTGGAGCTACCTAAAACTGGGCTGGTCCAAGAATTTCCTAACCAAATTAATTCCAACCCTAACTGGCTGGACAGGGACCCTAATAACAGGAAGCATCCTGCTTCCAGGTCTCCTCACTGGAATAAGTGTCCATGACTCAGAGGCCCTGCCTTAGGGACAGTTTCAGTAACTTACAACAGTGAGAGAATTTAGGGAATTCTCTAACTGGTCCCCAAAGGCTCTTTTTCTTGACTGAGGACACGAACCCTTTCTTATCCTTCACCTTCCCTGCATCACAAAACTGCCTTCCCTGTTCCACTTTAGCTGATTTTCAATTTGTTATATATTCTGGAGTGAAAAAAGCCTGACTACCTGGGAGCCTGGAAACCTTGTGACACCATTCTCATTACCCCAGTATCAGTTGCTATCcagtgagttccaactcatggtgaccccatgtgtcagaatagaactgtgctctatggggttttcaatggctgtgatccttCCGAAGTAGATAAGCCAGCGTGTCTTCCAAGGTACTGTTGGGTTGACTGaagctgccaacttttcagctaagcatttaaccgtttgtgccaccaagggactccactCATTACTCCAAACCGTCATTATAATGCATTTCCTCTTGATTCTATGGCTTGCTGATCTAAGTTTCCTTTCCTCCCTGAAAAATGTAAGGCCCCAGATCATCTCGATAGCCTCCCACCAGTATACTtccaaactttcagcaaaatggtGATCATCAGGGTCTTATTTTCACCTGCTTTGGGTCTTCAAATAGAAGACATAAAGCTGATTCCTAAGGCCTTGGAAAGCCTTGTGGCTTAGGGGTTAAAAGCTACTGCTACTAACGGAAATTTGTCctttcaaaaccaccaggtgctccttggaaaccctatggggcaattctactctttcttatagggtcggtatgagttggaattcattcaacagcaatgttttctttctttctttctttttttttttaaaggcctttATAAAACCTGTACTACTTTGGGCCTCATGGGCTCCACTAGCACCACAGCATCACCTATTACAATTGAGATGCTCTAGCAG
This DNA window, taken from Elephas maximus indicus isolate mEleMax1 chromosome 3, mEleMax1 primary haplotype, whole genome shotgun sequence, encodes the following:
- the LOC126073654 gene encoding small proline-rich protein 2E-like, producing the protein MSYQQQQCKQPCQPPPVVCTPKCPEPCPPPKCPEPCPPPKCPPQPCQQKCPPTQIYQPCQQKCPPKSK